One part of the Georgfuchsia toluolica genome encodes these proteins:
- the pcnB gene encoding polynucleotide adenylyltransferase PcnB — protein MIRKLLRRVFRRDVASPGRPVVIPLSRHGIRRDHVSSAARRTCEGLQQAGFKAYVVGGAVRDLIAGIEPKDYDVATNATPDQVRGLFRRSRIIGRRFQIVHVMFGPETIEVSTFRAAHDEDTLKDEHGRVLRDNVWGNIADDAARRDFTVNALYYDPAAETVIDYHHGVADLKAKTLRMIGDPKTRYREDPVRMLRAMRLSAKLGLSLDPAVRAPIREMADLIENVPPARVFDEMLKLLFSGHAVECVKRLRADGLHHGLLPLLDVILEQPLGEKFVMLSLESTDDRIRAGKTTSPGFLFATLLWHEVLANWQARKAKAETPIPALHDAMDEVLDQQGEKLAITRRIAGDIKDIWALQPRFDKRSGKSPWRLVDQPRFRAGYDFLVLRAQSGEIPQELADWWTEFQDASHERRTAMLLTDTAAKKPRRRKPRSKGNNATTNDNPVTHAGPTGDNGQ, from the coding sequence ATGATTCGCAAGTTGTTGCGCCGCGTTTTCCGCCGCGATGTCGCCTCGCCCGGCCGTCCGGTCGTAATCCCACTGTCCCGTCACGGCATTCGCCGCGACCATGTCTCGTCGGCGGCGCGCCGCACTTGCGAAGGACTGCAACAGGCCGGCTTCAAGGCCTATGTCGTCGGTGGCGCGGTACGCGACCTGATCGCCGGCATTGAACCCAAGGATTATGACGTTGCCACCAATGCCACGCCAGACCAGGTGCGCGGCCTGTTCCGGCGCTCGCGCATCATAGGCCGCCGCTTCCAGATCGTGCATGTGATGTTCGGCCCCGAGACCATCGAGGTATCCACCTTCCGCGCCGCCCATGACGAGGACACGCTTAAGGATGAACATGGCCGCGTGCTGCGCGACAACGTCTGGGGCAACATCGCCGACGACGCGGCGCGGCGCGATTTCACGGTGAATGCGCTGTATTACGATCCGGCGGCCGAGACTGTGATCGATTATCACCATGGTGTCGCCGACCTCAAGGCGAAAACGCTGCGCATGATCGGCGACCCGAAAACGCGCTATCGCGAGGATCCGGTGCGCATGCTGCGCGCCATGCGGCTTTCGGCCAAGCTTGGTCTCAGCCTCGACCCCGCCGTGCGCGCACCGATCCGCGAGATGGCCGATCTGATCGAGAACGTGCCACCGGCGCGGGTGTTCGATGAAATGCTCAAACTGCTGTTCTCGGGTCATGCCGTGGAATGCGTCAAGCGTCTGCGCGCAGACGGCCTGCACCACGGTCTGCTGCCGCTGCTCGACGTGATTCTCGAACAGCCGCTGGGCGAAAAGTTTGTGATGCTTTCTCTTGAAAGTACGGATGACCGCATCCGTGCCGGCAAGACCACTTCGCCTGGCTTCCTCTTCGCCACCCTGCTCTGGCACGAGGTGCTCGCCAATTGGCAAGCGCGCAAGGCCAAAGCTGAAACACCGATACCTGCACTCCATGATGCAATGGACGAGGTACTTGACCAGCAGGGTGAAAAGCTTGCCATCACGCGCCGCATCGCCGGCGACATCAAGGACATCTGGGCGCTGCAACCGCGTTTCGACAAGCGCAGCGGCAAGTCGCCCTGGCGCCTGGTCGATCAACCGCGCTTCCGTGCCGGTTATGATTTTCTGGTGCTGCGCGCGCAAAGCGGAGAGATTCCCCAGGAGCTGGCCGATTGGTGGACCGAATTCCAGGATGCCAGCCACGAACGCCGCACAGCCATGCTGCTGACCGATACCGCAGCGAAAAAACCGCGTCGGCGCAAGCCGCGCAGCAAAGGCAACAATGCGACCACCAATGACAATCCGGTGACGCACGCCGGGCCGACAGGAGACAATGGCCAATGA
- the folK gene encoding 2-amino-4-hydroxy-6-hydroxymethyldihydropteridine diphosphokinase → MTRAYIALGANLGDPVATVRAAIEALRDLPHSQLLAVSSLYRTAPVGLRNQPDFINAVISVETQLDARELLDELFVIEARFGRHRSVPNAPRTLDLDLLLHGETVSHDLQLTLPHPRMHERAFVLAPLVEIAPDITIPGRGLIQIWLARCTDQQIEVLSVTA, encoded by the coding sequence ATGACGCGCGCCTATATCGCATTGGGCGCCAACCTCGGCGACCCTGTCGCCACGGTGCGTGCCGCCATCGAAGCCCTGCGCGATCTGCCACATAGCCAGTTGCTTGCCGTATCGTCGCTGTATCGCACGGCGCCGGTCGGCCTGCGCAATCAGCCCGACTTCATTAATGCCGTCATATCCGTCGAGACGCAACTTGATGCACGAGAACTGCTCGATGAACTGTTCGTCATCGAGGCGCGCTTCGGCCGCCATCGCAGCGTGCCCAATGCGCCGCGCACATTGGATCTCGATCTGCTGCTGCATGGCGAAACCGTGAGCCACGATCTCCAATTGACGCTGCCCCACCCGCGCATGCACGAGCGCGCCTTCGTGCTTGCACCGCTCGTGGAAATTGCGCCCGATATCACAATACCCGGTCGCGGCCTGATTCAAATCTGGCTGGCCCGCTGCACGGATCAGCAGATCGAAGTCCTGAGCGTGACGGCATGA
- a CDS encoding DMT family protein, translated as MPVLLQTALLLMLSNVFMTFAWYAHLKNLGGKAWWIAALASWGIALFEYLLQVPANRIGHSELSLGQLKILQEVITLTVFVPFVLLYMREPLKLDYLWAGLCILGAVYFIFRSNA; from the coding sequence ATGCCGGTATTGCTGCAAACCGCCCTCCTGCTCATGCTGTCGAATGTTTTCATGACATTTGCCTGGTATGCGCATTTGAAAAATCTCGGCGGCAAGGCTTGGTGGATTGCTGCACTGGCCTCGTGGGGCATTGCATTGTTCGAATACCTGCTGCAGGTACCCGCCAACCGCATCGGCCACAGCGAACTTTCGCTCGGCCAACTCAAGATCCTGCAGGAAGTCATCACGCTGACCGTGTTCGTGCCGTTCGTTCTGCTCTATATGCGTGAGCCGCTCAAGCTCGACTATCTGTGGGCGGGACTGTGCATTCTGGGAGCTGTTTACTTTATTTTCCGTAGCAATGCTTAA
- the panB gene encoding 3-methyl-2-oxobutanoate hydroxymethyltransferase, producing MTYLASNKPITLPEFARMKREGEKIAMLTGYDASFAALEDRCGVDVILVGDSLGNVIQGKTSTLPVTMEHMVYHTECVAHQALRPMVVSDLPFGAYHESQEQAIRNAGRLLAVGAEMVKLEGGEVMAETVHFLTARGVPVCAHIGLTPQSVHALGGYRVQGRDEAGAARMKNDALVLEQAGAALMVLEMVPAALAGEISKMLTACATIGIGAGKDCDGQVLVLYDMLGLYPGKKGRFVKDFMAEAQSIEGAVSAYVRAVKDGSFPTPEHSY from the coding sequence ATGACCTACCTGGCCAGCAACAAGCCAATCACACTGCCCGAATTCGCGCGCATGAAGCGCGAGGGCGAGAAGATAGCGATGCTCACCGGCTATGACGCCAGCTTTGCCGCGCTCGAAGACCGCTGCGGCGTGGACGTCATTCTGGTCGGCGATTCGCTCGGCAACGTCATCCAGGGCAAAACCTCGACGCTGCCGGTGACGATGGAACACATGGTCTATCACACCGAATGCGTTGCCCATCAGGCGCTACGGCCGATGGTGGTAAGCGATCTGCCTTTCGGCGCCTATCACGAGTCGCAGGAGCAGGCAATCCGCAATGCCGGCCGCCTGCTCGCTGTCGGCGCGGAAATGGTCAAGCTCGAAGGCGGCGAGGTCATGGCCGAGACGGTGCATTTCCTCACCGCGCGCGGCGTGCCGGTCTGCGCCCACATCGGCCTCACGCCGCAGTCGGTACATGCGCTTGGCGGCTACCGGGTGCAGGGCCGCGACGAGGCCGGCGCAGCGCGGATGAAGAATGACGCGCTCGTCCTCGAACAGGCCGGAGCGGCATTGATGGTGCTGGAGATGGTGCCCGCGGCGCTGGCCGGCGAAATATCAAAAATGCTTACTGCCTGCGCCACCATCGGTATCGGCGCCGGCAAGGACTGCGACGGCCAGGTGCTGGTGCTCTATGACATGCTGGGGCTATACCCCGGCAAGAAGGGCCGCTTCGTCAAGGATTTCATGGCCGAGGCGCAAAGCATCGAAGGCGCTGTCAGCGCCTATGTCAGGGCCGTCAAGGACGGCAGTTTCCCCACTCCCGAACACTCCTACTGA
- the panC gene encoding pantoate--beta-alanine ligase yields the protein MQVHDTIAALRAARKSARRVALVPTMGNLHEGHIALMKQAREHADTVIATIFVNRLQFRPGEDFDKYPRTFQADCEKLKAAGVDHLFAPNEAEMYPEPQGYHVHPPAAQADILDGEFRPGHFVGVATVVMKLFQIAQPDVALFGKKDYQQLMILRNMARELNLPIEVIAGETIRAADGLALSSRNGYLSAKERAEAPKLFEALTKVIEKIRGGNHDFPQLERDSIEFLRSRNWLPDYVAVRKKSDLQLPTAHESGLVVLAAARLGSTRLIDNLEV from the coding sequence ATGCAAGTTCACGACACCATCGCCGCGCTGCGCGCAGCGCGCAAGTCCGCCCGCCGCGTTGCCCTGGTGCCGACCATGGGCAATCTGCACGAAGGCCACATCGCACTGATGAAACAGGCACGCGAACATGCCGACACGGTGATCGCCACCATTTTCGTCAATCGTCTGCAATTCCGCCCCGGCGAGGATTTCGACAAATATCCGCGTACTTTCCAGGCCGATTGCGAAAAACTCAAGGCGGCCGGTGTCGATCATCTGTTCGCACCGAACGAAGCCGAGATGTACCCCGAGCCGCAGGGCTACCATGTTCATCCCCCCGCTGCCCAGGCCGACATCCTCGACGGTGAATTCCGCCCCGGCCATTTTGTAGGGGTTGCCACAGTCGTGATGAAGCTGTTCCAGATCGCGCAACCTGATGTCGCGCTGTTCGGCAAAAAGGATTATCAGCAGTTGATGATCCTCCGCAATATGGCGCGTGAATTGAATCTGCCGATTGAAGTCATCGCAGGCGAAACTATTCGCGCGGCTGACGGCCTCGCCTTATCCTCACGCAATGGTTATCTTTCGGCAAAAGAGCGTGCCGAAGCCCCAAAATTATTTGAGGCCTTAACTAAAGTTATAGAAAAAATCCGTGGCGGAAATCACGATTTTCCGCAGCTGGAGCGGGATTCAATCGAGTTTTTGAGGTCAAGAAACTGGCTGCCGGATTATGTTGCAGTACGCAAAAAAAGTGATTTACAATTGCCGACCGCTCACGAATCCGGATTGGTGGTGTTGGCCGCGGCGCGTTTGGGTAGCACGCGCCTCATCGACAATCTGGAAGTTTAG
- the panD gene encoding aspartate 1-decarboxylase has product MQRTMLKSKLHRVTVTQAELHYEGSCAIDDDLLDAADIKEYQQIEIWNVNNGSRFTTYAIRAERGSGTISVNGAAARLAAPGDLLIIATFASYNEIELQKFEPDLVYVDARNRIINRKHRIPAQAAA; this is encoded by the coding sequence ATGCAACGAACAATGCTGAAATCAAAGCTGCACCGTGTCACCGTAACACAGGCGGAACTGCACTACGAAGGTTCCTGCGCCATTGATGATGATCTGCTTGATGCTGCTGACATCAAGGAGTACCAGCAGATCGAAATCTGGAACGTCAATAACGGCAGCCGCTTCACCACCTACGCCATCCGCGCCGAACGCGGTAGCGGCACCATTTCCGTCAATGGCGCCGCCGCCCGCCTTGCCGCTCCCGGCGACCTGCTCATCATCGCCACCTTCGCCAGCTACAACGAGATCGAACTGCAAAAGTTCGAACCCGATCTGGTCTATGTCGATGCGCGCAACCGCATCATCAACCGCAAGCACCGCATTCCCGCTCAAGCGGCCGCTTAA
- a CDS encoding heavy metal translocating P-type ATPase produces the protein MSEAQTVELAIEGMTCANCAARIGKALNEVDGVEAVVNFASEKAYVRYRPDHANVDKLIAAVAQLGRYRAAVSTPDTREKEKAERLAAYRRELKVFILSAALTLPLLGQMFIMFGSGSHDELLPRWLQLVLATPVQFWVGSRFYVGAWYSLKSGSGNMDVLVALGTSMAWLFSAVVTVTGLHNLHVYFEASAAVITLVLLGKILEARAKARASAAIEGLIGLQPKTAWLEREGQLSEVPVASLIPGDILIVRPGESVPVDGEIIDGVSHVNEAMLTGESAPVAKKTGDRVFAATVNGSGLLRFRATGVGQQTVLAGIIRLVEEAQGSRAPVQKLVDRVAAVFVPTVCAIAALTFVGGWFYSHELSLALINAVAVLVIACPCALGLATPTALMVGIGLGARAGILIRNAEALELAEKLEALCVDKTGTLTEGHPEVTHLLPASGISTDELLRLAASLEQSSSHPLAAAIVRRAEVSGLALVLPGQVVAEAGQGVSGDVDGRRISVGSPTYMHALGISLDTALVQPLQSSACSVVAVASNNSIIGVIGVRDPLRATSRQAVERLAAMGVEVVMLTGDNRATAEAVAHEAGIIHIEAETLPGDKSAVIARYREQGRRVGMAGDGINDAPALAAAYVSFAMGAGTNVAMEAADVTLMKNDLNSVADAIMLSRATLRKIRQNLFFAFIYNVLGIPLAALGMLNPVVAGAAMAASSVSVVSNSLLLRRWKPGR, from the coding sequence ATGTCTGAAGCACAAACTGTAGAACTGGCCATCGAAGGCATGACCTGCGCCAACTGCGCGGCAAGAATCGGGAAGGCGCTAAATGAGGTCGACGGCGTCGAGGCAGTGGTGAACTTTGCCAGCGAGAAGGCTTATGTCCGCTATCGGCCAGACCACGCCAATGTTGACAAGCTGATTGCGGCCGTGGCGCAACTCGGCCGTTACCGTGCGGCGGTGTCAACGCCGGATACGCGTGAAAAAGAAAAGGCCGAGCGCCTCGCTGCCTATCGACGCGAGTTGAAAGTATTCATCTTGTCGGCTGCGCTGACGCTGCCTTTGCTGGGGCAGATGTTCATCATGTTCGGCAGCGGCAGCCATGATGAATTGCTGCCGCGCTGGCTGCAACTTGTGCTGGCGACGCCGGTGCAATTCTGGGTCGGCAGCCGTTTCTACGTCGGCGCCTGGTATTCGCTGAAGAGCGGCAGCGGCAATATGGACGTGCTGGTCGCGCTCGGTACCAGCATGGCCTGGTTGTTCAGCGCCGTGGTCACCGTTACCGGATTGCATAATCTGCATGTCTATTTCGAGGCGTCGGCGGCCGTCATTACGCTGGTACTGCTCGGCAAGATTCTCGAAGCGCGGGCCAAGGCGCGGGCTTCGGCGGCGATCGAAGGACTGATCGGCCTGCAACCGAAAACCGCATGGTTGGAACGAGAGGGACAACTGAGCGAAGTGCCAGTGGCCAGCCTGATTCCGGGCGATATCCTGATCGTCCGTCCGGGCGAAAGCGTGCCGGTGGACGGAGAGATCATCGACGGCGTATCCCATGTCAACGAAGCCATGCTGACAGGCGAAAGCGCACCGGTAGCGAAAAAGACCGGTGACCGCGTATTTGCCGCGACGGTGAACGGCAGTGGCCTGCTGCGTTTTCGAGCCACTGGCGTCGGCCAGCAGACGGTGCTGGCCGGCATCATTCGCCTGGTGGAAGAGGCGCAGGGCTCGCGGGCACCGGTGCAAAAACTGGTCGATCGCGTTGCGGCAGTGTTTGTTCCAACGGTGTGCGCCATTGCGGCGCTGACTTTTGTTGGCGGTTGGTTCTATAGTCATGAGCTTTCCCTTGCGCTGATCAACGCTGTTGCTGTGCTGGTGATTGCCTGCCCTTGTGCCCTGGGGTTGGCAACGCCAACTGCGCTCATGGTCGGTATCGGCCTTGGCGCCCGCGCCGGAATATTGATCCGCAATGCCGAAGCCCTGGAACTGGCCGAAAAGCTGGAAGCGCTTTGTGTCGACAAGACCGGTACCCTGACCGAGGGGCATCCGGAAGTAACGCATCTCCTGCCAGCAAGCGGGATATCGACTGATGAGCTGTTGCGGCTGGCGGCCAGCCTTGAGCAATCGTCAAGCCATCCGCTGGCGGCGGCGATCGTTCGCCGCGCGGAGGTATCGGGTTTGGCTCTCGTTTTACCCGGTCAGGTCGTTGCAGAGGCGGGGCAGGGCGTCAGCGGCGATGTGGATGGCAGGCGAATCAGCGTTGGCTCACCAACGTATATGCATGCCTTGGGTATTTCGCTCGACACAGCACTGGTGCAGCCGTTGCAGAGTTCAGCATGCAGCGTCGTGGCAGTGGCGAGCAATAATTCCATCATTGGTGTGATCGGCGTGCGCGATCCCCTGCGCGCCACTTCGCGGCAGGCGGTGGAGCGGCTTGCCGCGATGGGGGTCGAGGTGGTCATGCTGACTGGTGACAATCGCGCTACTGCCGAAGCGGTCGCGCATGAAGCCGGCATAATCCATATCGAGGCGGAAACCCTGCCTGGCGACAAGTCGGCGGTCATTGCGCGTTATCGCGAGCAGGGCAGGCGCGTCGGCATGGCGGGCGACGGCATCAATGATGCGCCGGCGCTGGCGGCGGCCTATGTCAGCTTCGCCATGGGCGCTGGCACGAATGTCGCCATGGAGGCCGCCGACGTCACCTTGATGAAGAACGACCTCAACAGCGTTGCCGACGCGATCATGCTGTCGCGGGCAACGCTGCGCAAGATCCGCCAGAACCTCTTCTTCGCCTTCATCTACAACGTGCTCGGCATTCCGCTTGCAGCGCTGGGCATGCTTAACCCGGTGGTGGCGGGGGCCGCGATGGCGGCGAGTTCGGTTTCGGTGGTGAGTAATTCACTGCTGTTGCGGCGCTGGAAACCTGGTAGATGA
- a CDS encoding sulfite exporter TauE/SafE family protein, producing MAHLSNSGFLAIFFIGLLSGTHCVGMCGGIVSALSMQMPQRKPTLPLHLTYNAGRLTSYALAGAVMGELGSLSLLLNHALPVQMVLYVAANLMLLAMGLYLLGVTGAAAFVEKAGKWLWPRIQPLSSHFLPVSSVKQAFPLGMLWGWLPCGLVYGVLSMALFTGSAWRGALTLLAFGLGTLPNLLLAGMLLARFRRRMQAAPVRIVSGLLVFGFGIFGLVNATTLGGRLWEGIACHV from the coding sequence GTGGCGCATTTGTCCAATTCCGGATTTCTCGCGATTTTTTTTATCGGTCTGTTGAGCGGTACGCACTGCGTCGGCATGTGCGGTGGCATCGTATCGGCGTTGTCGATGCAGATGCCGCAACGGAAGCCGACCTTGCCCCTGCATCTGACCTACAACGCCGGACGCCTGACCAGCTATGCCCTGGCGGGCGCCGTTATGGGAGAGCTGGGCAGCCTGAGCCTGCTGCTGAATCATGCGCTGCCGGTGCAGATGGTGTTGTATGTCGCGGCCAACCTGATGCTGCTCGCAATGGGACTCTACCTGCTCGGGGTGACGGGGGCTGCGGCTTTCGTTGAGAAGGCCGGCAAATGGCTGTGGCCGCGTATCCAGCCGCTTAGCAGTCATTTCCTGCCGGTAAGTTCCGTCAAGCAAGCCTTTCCACTTGGCATGCTGTGGGGATGGCTGCCCTGCGGTTTGGTCTATGGCGTGCTGTCAATGGCCTTGTTTACCGGCTCCGCCTGGCGCGGTGCCTTGACGCTGCTTGCCTTTGGCCTCGGTACGCTGCCCAATCTTCTTCTGGCCGGCATGCTGCTGGCGCGTTTCCGGCGCCGGATGCAGGCGGCGCCAGTACGCATCGTTTCAGGTCTGCTGGTATTCGGCTTTGGCATATTCGGCCTGGTCAACGCGACTACGCTGGGTGGCCGTTTGTGGGAAGGGATTGCCTGTCATGTCTGA
- the fnr gene encoding fumarate/nitrate reduction transcriptional regulator Fnr: protein MPQTKKIRIDTDQTGQNTVHAPMSAINLNTLKVACSHCNLRELCLPIELTNQELTKLDALVGAGRKIKRGQSLYRSGNPFEAIYAVRTGFFKTDVLLEDGREQVTGFQMAGEIIGLDGICSEVHTCNAIALEDSEVCVIPFAMLEQLQTEIRALQHHIHKVLSREIVRDQSVMMLLGTMRAEERLATFLLNLSQRFAARGYSATEFHLRMTRDEIGSYLGLKLETVSRALSHFHEGGLINVQQKHIRIHDLEGIRKLLSRQASP, encoded by the coding sequence ATGCCGCAGACAAAGAAAATTCGCATTGATACAGATCAAACTGGACAAAACACAGTGCACGCCCCAATGTCGGCCATAAATCTCAATACCCTCAAAGTTGCCTGCTCGCATTGCAACTTGCGCGAGCTCTGCCTGCCCATCGAACTGACCAATCAGGAGTTAACCAAGCTGGACGCCCTGGTGGGTGCTGGACGCAAGATCAAACGCGGACAGAGCCTTTATCGTTCCGGAAATCCTTTCGAGGCCATTTACGCAGTCAGGACAGGTTTTTTCAAGACCGATGTCCTGCTTGAAGATGGTCGCGAGCAAGTTACCGGGTTTCAGATGGCCGGCGAGATCATTGGCTTGGATGGCATCTGCAGCGAAGTCCACACGTGCAACGCGATTGCTCTCGAGGACAGTGAAGTATGCGTCATACCCTTCGCCATGCTGGAGCAGTTGCAAACCGAAATTCGCGCTTTGCAGCACCATATTCACAAGGTCTTGAGCCGTGAGATCGTTCGCGACCAAAGCGTCATGATGCTTCTCGGCACCATGCGCGCCGAGGAGCGCCTTGCTACCTTCCTGCTCAATTTATCGCAACGCTTTGCCGCACGCGGCTACTCGGCAACCGAATTTCACTTGCGCATGACTCGTGACGAAATCGGTTCCTACCTTGGACTGAAATTGGAAACCGTGAGCAGAGCGCTTTCCCACTTTCATGAAGGTGGGCTGATCAACGTACAGCAAAAACATATTCGTATCCACGACCTGGAAGGAATACGGAAATTGCTGTCGCGACAAGCATCCCCCTGA
- a CDS encoding cold-shock protein — protein sequence MSTGTVKWFNDAKGFGFITPDDGGEDLFAHFSEIQASGFKSLQEGQKVNFDVKMGPKGKQAAAIKPV from the coding sequence ATGTCAACTGGTACAGTAAAGTGGTTCAACGATGCGAAGGGTTTTGGCTTCATCACTCCCGATGACGGCGGTGAAGACCTGTTCGCGCATTTCTCCGAAATCCAGGCCAGTGGCTTCAAGTCGCTGCAAGAAGGCCAGAAAGTCAACTTCGATGTGAAGATGGGTCCGAAAGGCAAGCAGGCCGCCGCTATCAAGCCGGTATAA